In the Silene latifolia isolate original U9 population chromosome 1, ASM4854445v1, whole genome shotgun sequence genome, TCTTTTAAACTTAAATTCAACTCATTTGAATTCCGTTCAGTTCAATTTCATTCAATTCAGCTCAATTCAATTCAAACTCTTCTATCCGGCCAATAAAAGCAAAACTGAACTGAATTAAACTCAACTGAATCGTGAATCATGATATTGAAATTCTGGAAATAATATCCAGTTGCAGCAAAATGAACATTAGCCGAGCAGTCTCCACATCATCTCCAATTCTCCTTCCGCTCTTCTATCATGAACTGCTTCCTTCTTTCTCCTCCACTCCCTTCtctccacaaccaccaccaccaccaccaccaccccctctccttctcctcctccccCTCCCTCTCCCTCTCCCAACGCCGTCACTTCCCTCcttccccttcctttccctcctaCTCGTCCTCCACCCCCACCTCCCCTGACcccaccacaacaaccaccacacGCCACCACATCGACTTCACCCCACTCCTAACCCACCTAACCACCACACCCCCCAACTCCCCCCTCACCTCAACCGAACTCACTCTCGCCAACACCTACCGCTCCCTCCCTTCCCACCATTGGCACTCCCTCCTCAAATCCctcatctcctcctcctcctcctcctcatccgaTTTCGCTCTCGCTTACGCACTCGTCTCATTCCTCCAACGCCACAGCCTCTGCTACTCCTACAATCTCCTCTACTCCATCCTAATCAACGCCTTAGGCTCCTCCGACCGCCTTTACGAAGCATTCCTCCTCTCCCACCACCAACCCCTCTCGCCTTTCACTTACAACGCGCTTATCGCGGCCTGCGCGCGCAATGATGACCTCGATAAAGCCCTACATTTGCTCACTAAAATGCGTCAAGACGGTTTCCCGCCTGATCATGTTAATTACAGTTTAATTTTTCAATCAATTGCTAGGACTAATAACTGTGACACCTCCGTGTTATCTAAAGTGTATAGCGAGATTGAGGATGATGGAATTGAGCTTGATGCACAGTTGTTTAATGATATTATTGTCGGGTTTGCGAAAGCTGGGGATGTCGATAGGGCGTTGTATTTTCTTTCTGTTATGCAAGGGAATGGGTTGAGTGCTAAGACGGCGACGTTGGTGTCGGTTATTACTTCGTTAGGGAATTTAGGAAGGTTTGAGGAGGCTGAAGGGTTGTTTGAGGAGTTGAAGGAAGGTGGGATGAAGCCTAGGACTAGAGCTTATAACGCGGTTTTGAAGGCGTATGTGAAGGCGGGAATGTTGAAGGATGCTGAGGCGATTGTTGAGGAGATGGAGAGGTTTGGGGTGTTGCCTGATGAGCATACTTATAGTTTTTTGATTGATGTGTATACCAATGCTGGGAGGTGGGAGAGTGCTAGGATTTTGTTGAAGGAGATGGAGGAAAGTAATGTGGGACCGACTTCTTTCGTGTTTAGTAGGATTTTGGCTAGTTATCGCGATAAAGGGGATTGGCAGAAGGCGTTTCAGGTGTTGAAGGAGATGAGGAGTTGTGGGGTTAAGCCTGATAGGTATTTTTATAATGTTATGATTGACGCGTTTGGGAAACATAATTGTCTTGATCATGCTATGGATACGTTTGAGAGGATGAGGTTGGATGGGATTGAGCCGGATAATTGTACGTGGAATACGTTGATTAGTTGTCATTTTAAGTGTGGAAGGCACGATAGGGCCGAGGAGTTGTTCAAGGAGATGCAAGAGAGTGGTTGTATGCCTTGTATAACGACGTATAATATTATGATTAATTGTTACGGTGAGCAGGAGAAGTGGGATGAGGTTAAGGTGTTGTTGGCAAAAATGAAGGGTCAGGGATTGTTTGCTAATGTCGTGACATATACGACTCTTATTGATATGTATGGGAAATCGGGGAGATTTAATGATGCGGTTGAGTGTTTGGAGGACATGAAGGCTCGTGGTTTGAAACCTTCAGAGGCCATGTACAATGCCTTGATCAATGCCTATGCGCAAAGGGTACTTTTCATATGTTTACTGCAAATTTTCCTTGATCCTTTTGTTTACATCATACTGTACATCGTTTTAATATGTTTATTCTTGATCAAATGTGAAGAAATCCGTGAGTTGATTTGCTGACACTTCAAATGCAGCGTTGTAGTCTACGCAAGTGCATTGAATTGTTTGGGTTTATGCATTAGTTTATATCAGGTAATTTGAGGGTCGTcacatttccaaaaaaaaaaaaaaagaaacatacAGAGTACTACGGTATATGGAGGAGTATGGGGGATTTGCAGACCAAAAGCGTCTACGTACCCTGTGAGCCACATGATTCCCTTGGTCTTAAGTGTACTTGAGAGATAATAATTGGTTCTATGCTGGAAGCTGAGCAAATATCATCTAATAATTGGTCATTTGCAGGGTTTATCGGATCAGGCATTAAATGCATTCAGACTCATGAGAGCAGATGACCTGAAGCCGAGTATTTTAGCGCTTAATTCATTGATTAATGCATTTGGTGAAGATAGAAGAGATGCAGAAGCATTTTCTGTCTTACAGTATATAAAGGAAAatgtaagctacattgttggatTGATTCACTGCTGTTTATGTTACGTCAATATCTCAATGCAGCAGCTAAGTCATTGGATTGACTATATGCAGGACTTGAAACCAGATGTGGTTACATATACAACCCTTATGAAGGCTTTAATTCGTGTTGACAAGtttgatgaggtatgtatttaTGCATCTATTGTGCAAATAACCTATATTCCTTTATGTCATTTTCTGTTTATTTTTTGGCTCACTAATCCTGTGCTTTATGTTCTTCTCCTGGTTTGTGTTTCCCTGTTTATCTAGGATTATGTTTAAAAATTGCGGCTAACAATAAAGAAATTACGTCTCTAGCTACATGTGAAAGTGGTATAAGGAGCCTGCTTGGCTAAGTAAATAATATTGCCTGGTTTCTTCACTCCTCTTTTCGCCTGTTTGTGAAAGTTTTGAGGGGAGGGTAGGGTAT is a window encoding:
- the LOC141587516 gene encoding uncharacterized protein LOC141587516, coding for TTTRHHIDFTPLLTHLTTTPPNSPLTSTELTLANTYRSLPSHHWHSLLKSLISSSSSSSSDFALAYALVSFLQRHSLCYSYNLLYSILINALGSSDRLYEAFLLSHHQPLSPFTYNALIAACARNDDLDKALHLLTKMRQDGFPPDHVNYSLIFQSIARTNNCDTSVLSKVYSEIEDDGIELDAQLFNDIIVGFAKAGDVDRALYFLSVMQGNGLSAKTATLVSVITSLGNLGRFEEAEGLFEELKEGGMKPRTRAYNAVLKAYVKAGMLKDAEAIVEEMERFGVLPDEHTYSFLIDVYTNAGRWESARILLKEMEESNVGPTSFVFSRILASYRDKGDWQKAFQVLKEMRSCGVKPDRYFYNVMIDAFGKHNCLDHAMDTFERMRLDGIEPDNCTWNTLISCHFKCGRHDRAEELFKEMQESGCMPCITTYNIMINCYGEQEKWDEVKVLLAKMKGQGLFANVVTYTTLIDMYGKSGRFNDAVECLEDMKARGLKPSEAMYNALINAYAQRGLSDQALNAFRLMRADDLKPSILALNSLINAFGEDRRDAEAFSVLQYIKENDLKPDVVTYTTLMKALIRVDKFDEVPAVYEEMLSSGCSPDRKARSMLRSALKYMKRMLKS